A single genomic interval of Actinomycetota bacterium harbors:
- a CDS encoding DedA family protein, with product MAHLVDSLKTWVVNFIPHGAGGYAAILLLMVLESACIPIPSEITMPVGGLLVSQGDLNLILLIAVGVLGNLIGSLASYAVGRSGGRSLLERYGRYILVKPHDIERADAWFARHGPPAVFFSRLLPVLRTFISLPAGVSRMDVKRFTVLTVLGCIPWVAVLAIAGDALGRHWSDVLTYTRPLEYVVIAGAVIAAGFWLFRRARAANTAA from the coding sequence GTGGCGCACCTCGTGGACTCGCTCAAGACCTGGGTCGTCAACTTCATCCCCCACGGCGCCGGCGGGTATGCCGCCATCCTGCTGCTCATGGTGCTCGAGTCGGCCTGCATCCCCATCCCGAGCGAGATCACGATGCCGGTGGGCGGGCTCCTGGTCTCGCAGGGCGACCTCAACCTCATCCTGCTCATCGCCGTGGGGGTGCTGGGCAACCTGATCGGGTCGCTGGCCAGTTACGCCGTCGGGCGGAGCGGAGGCCGCAGCCTCCTGGAGCGCTACGGGCGCTACATCCTGGTCAAACCCCACGACATCGAGCGGGCCGACGCCTGGTTCGCCCGCCACGGCCCCCCGGCGGTGTTCTTCTCCCGCCTGCTGCCGGTGCTGCGCACGTTCATCTCACTGCCGGCGGGGGTCTCCCGCATGGACGTGAAGCGGTTCACCGTCCTCACCGTGCTGGGCTGCATCCCCTGGGTGGCCGTCCTGGCCATCGCCGGCGACGCCCTGGGCAGGCACTGGTCCGACGTCCTCACCTACACGCGGCCCCTGGAATACGTCGTGATCGCCGGGGCGGTGATTGCGGCCGGGTTCTGGTTGTTCCGGCGGGCACGAGCGGCCAACACGGCTGCTTGA